DNA sequence from the Perca flavescens isolate YP-PL-M2 chromosome 3, PFLA_1.0, whole genome shotgun sequence genome:
tattgaagaaaaaaaaaaaaaaacaatacgtACCTGTCAGGCAGATACATATTTTGCCatgtaaagataaaaaaaagtgttaatatTTTAGGAtagaaatataatttaatgttggtataggaaagtaaaaaaaaaaaaacacatgaaactCAGTTGTTGCACTCATTAAACTTTATTATGATTATAAAATACATATCATAAAAAAGATGCTGTAATGTAGACTGCTGTGGCCAAACCTTTTTATAATATGGTATTATATAAGTATAATTGAGGTCATCCTGCCTTCCTCTGCAAGGAATTGTCCTAAAAATCTTTTTGAACTCAGAATGGAGAATAattatgtgtgcatttgtagGAACGCGGGCAAGGAAAGCTCTAAGGAAAGTCTGGGCGGCTCGGTGCTCGATAAGATCCCCTTCCTGCATGGCTGTGAGGATGATGACGAAGACGACAGCGACGAGGACGATGACTTCCAAGGCATGGCCACTGACTGCATCGATGGACCGCGCAAGAACAAGAAGTCTCGTGTAAAGGTATGATCAATGATTAGAAATGAAATTAAGATCCCCAGGTCTCAATTTTTTAGATATTTGCAACTTCGCCATCTGTTAGTGGGGATTTTTGGATCCAGTTCTTCAACCCCGACGGCACCAGAATGTTTAGATAAGGTGTTGATGAAATATGGGAAAGGTCATGAGGTTTCTGGGTAATATTCTATGCTTATGCGGAACCTGGGGGGTGATACACGATAACCTATGTCGGATTTCAAGGACCCAGGTTCCATTTAGcctaagataatttttttctgGGAGATTGGCCAATCCTAAAGTGGGATAGATAAGCActtaagaagctgggtccagactagtttaatgatagccagacagattcttCTAAGAGGATGCAAGAACGAAGGGGTGCCATCAATCCAAGAGCGGGtttgtgagatggctagggtggcaGCGTTTGAAAAGATGTCATACAGACGGTTCGCCAGATTGGATGTCTTCACGGAAAAAAGAGGAAAGTACTTaagctttctggagggctcctaagaagcaTTTGTGCTGGCGAGAgacgtgtatgatgggcttatgggCTCATTTATACATAGGTTTATTTGGTTTAcagtttattgtctattttgttgtatggtcttgaatattgtagtttgctgtgtcatcttttctggatttttgtctAGGTTGGTGGTGATTTATTGTtgcaaattgtatttttttttgtgtgcttttcaaaagtaaataaaaattgttaattgcaaaaaagaaaatgaaatccGGAAGACGAAGAAAAGTGAGAACACAAACTATAAACGGCAACAACTTGATTTATTCCTGACTAATCCCGTAATCgaccttctcttctctcttttctggCCACGTGTCCAGATGGGTGCGGAGCCCATGACCACAGACCTGGACCCggaggacgaggaggacgaAGACGACTCGGAAGATGCCCTCAGTGAATTTGACTTCCTGGGCTCGGGGGAGGATGGGGAGGGGGCGGGAGAGGCCCGGATCTCGGGGGACGGACGGGAGTTAGGTACGCTGTTGCCATAGCAACATCATCAGCACCAGCACTGTCAGAATCACTGCCACCGGTGTATCTGTCTTTTTCGCAAacccctctcccctcccccctccctctccctctcccccctcccccctccccgcTCACCTTTTTATCTTTTACTTCTCATTGTGTCTTGGCATCTCTTCTTGTCAATAAAACCAGCCTCTTTTTCCCAaccacctgtctctctgtcctgttTCACGAGCTGCCAGTCTGTGACTCTTTCTAGAGTTGTGTAGCTGTCATCTCTGTCTGTAGATGTATTTTTCTGTGGTGCGGGGTCATTTTTAAAGGTTATCCCGCATGCTGCCTTCTCTTTTTATATGTCCACATTTCATTCTTTGAGTCATATTTACACTGTTACCCTGTGCTCTTAATTGATTGCATCCTCTCACAAAAAGAatctttttaaaattgtatgtttttgtatttaaagaaTCAAGTACATATTTATTGCCTCTGTCTACATTCGTCTGTCTCTCATCTGTCCGTGTGCTGGCCTGTCCATCCTTCCTTCGCCTCCCTGCATGACTGGatgttttgtgtctctctcctcACGCCGGGTTCAGAGAACCGCAGGAACAAGTTACAAGGCATGATGTCGGACTTCCCCCCTAAACCCACCCCGCCCCCTTCTGTATCGGGACAGGCTCGCTCCGGGGAAGGTAAGACTCCCCCCACCGAATATGCCccgttgaaaaaaaatattgactgTCCTCAACTATCCCGCACGCATGATTGTAGCTTCGACATTGACCCACAAATGTAGATGCGGTCTTGTCTCAGTTATGTTCAATTTTAAAGCCTGCGTAGGGGTAAACTTACAAAACTGCTCCTACACGTATAAATATATCCTCTGGTACACAGTGTGGGAGTAAGGAAACAAGATGCATTGACTCTTGCCAGAGAGACCTAAAAATCATTCTCTTCTTCTCCGCCTGTATTTAAAGGGCCATGATGTTTTGCCGTaacttctgctttttttaaaaatttattttaatttttttacctCCAAACCTGCAGGTGGCGCCCTGGGTTTCTCCTCTGACGTCTTCATTATGGACGCCGTTGGAGGAGGGGACATGAACCTGGGTGAACTGGCTGATCTCACCGTTGCCAATGACAACGATCTCTCCATGGATGTAATTACACACGTGTTCCGGTCAATACATGGCATGTAATCCAGCCTGCACGTAATGTGCACACTTTGATTGTTGACCCTTTCTAAATGTGTGTCCCGTCAGATGCAGGATAACAGAGATGAGTTCAAGAAGACGTGGAACCCTCGTTTCACACTACGCAGCCACTTCGATGCCATCCGCGCTTTGACCTTTCACCCCAGCCAAGCGGTGCTGCTCACAGCCTCTGAGGACGGAACACTAAAACTGTGGAACCTCAACAAGGCCATGCACTCTAAAAAGTAAGAACCTTTCGATCCACAGAGAGTAAAAGGACATTTTAGAGCAGGAAATGTAGCACATTTTATGCTTTATAACTCGCTCCAAAGGCAGCAAGAGGATGGATAACGGACAAATGTCAAATCAAACACAGCAAAGAAATAAAACTAAGAAACAAATTAATAAGAGAGTGTCCCTCCACAGGAACGCAGCGTTGGATGTTGAGCCCATCTACACTTTTAGAGCACACAGGTGAGTTGAGATACACATTCACACCATGTGCACAAACGTGTCCCGGACGTGCACAGATGCAGTGCAACCACTGacgcctctctctttctctccagtgGAGCTGTTCTATCTCTGACCATGGGCGAGGACGGAGAATCGTGCTACAGCGGGGGTCTAGATGGAACTGTCAGATGTTGGAAGATGCCAGACCTAAACGTGGATCCTTACGATAACTATGGTCAGACATTCTCAACTGCAGAGTAATAGTAATATTCCAATTTGGAAGagtgttccttttttttgttttgtttttgttaataatGTGCGTTTGTCCATCCAGATCCTGGCATCGAGAGCAGCGTGCTAGCCGGCCACGACGACAGCGTGTGGGGTCTAACTTACTCTGCAGTTCACCATCGTCTTGCCTCGTGCTCAGCCGATGGCACCATTCGCGTCTGGGACCCTCAGAACTCGGCTCCCTGCCTGTCCGTCTTCAATAAGGAGAAAGGTAGACGTCTGGGTTGAGCGTGTAGATGTGCGTTTGAGCTTCGCATTGCGTCCGTCTCTCACAACTTCACCATCTCCTTTCTTCTCCCCCAGAGCACGGAACGCCCACCTCAGTAGCCTTTGTGGCCACTGACCCCAACCAGGTGGTGGTGTCATTTGACGCCGGTGAGACGCTGCTCTACGACCTCAACACAGAGCAGAGCATCACTGCGCTAGAGACACAGACCAAGGATGGTACGTTCTGGACCATAGACCATAGTGTAGTAATGAgaagtctcgcattgccagacctatctccacagcgcgaggaagggtctggctagtccacgcagcattccgggatgggaggaaaacgtgccctgctttattggcatttctttaaaccaatcacaatcgccgtACAGAGCaacagtgccgctgcaaaatagctttgggaaggaacttgttttggtgggaaATGcttacgttcaaaagttgttttagtcgtgcaacagaaaactcagattggacagatatgaggagcagttaaccatagtcctcataaattgacaggagtttaaaattacaacacaaagaaagcagaaggtaacggacatccaggCGAAAAAAAGAACGACATCCatcggaatttccggc
Encoded proteins:
- the strn4 gene encoding striatin-4 isoform X2, translated to MEADRSGGGPNPNSGGGGSSSGSGRNPNGPKAAPGQPTSAAATGALAAAVAMAGSSQARELQDGDSGMTLPGILHFIQYEWGRFQAEKYRWEAERDELRAQVAFLQGERKGQENMKQDLVRRIKMLEYALKQERTKHQKLKTGNDQSPGDKKPETEADQLPNGPAESDSEPANQMSWKEGRQLLRKYLEEVGYSDTILDMRSKRVRSLLGRSSPEANGPPPSETCPEPEPRAGGESLLVRQIEEQIKRNAGKESSKESLGGSVLDKIPFLHGCEDDDEDDSDEDDDFQGMATDCIDGPRKNKKSRVKMGAEPMTTDLDPEDEEDEDDSEDALSEFDFLGSGEDGEGAGEARISGDGRELENRRNKLQGMMSDFPPKPTPPPSVSGQARSGEGGALGFSSDVFIMDAVGGGDMNLGELADLTVANDNDLSMDMQDNRDEFKKTWNPRFTLRSHFDAIRALTFHPSQAVLLTASEDGTLKLWNLNKAMHSKKNAALDVEPIYTFRAHSGAVLSLTMGEDGESCYSGGLDGTVRCWKMPDLNVDPYDNYDPGIESSVLAGHDDSVWGLTYSAVHHRLASCSADGTIRVWDPQNSAPCLSVFNKEKEHGTPTSVAFVATDPNQVVVSFDAGETLLYDLNTEQSITALETQTKDGSELINRVVSHPSEPVSITAHENRTIRFLDNKTGKVVHSMVAHLDAVTCLTTDPKGTYLISGSHDCSVRLWMLDNRTCVQEITAHRKKHDEAIHDVAFHSSQPFIASAGSDALAKIFV
- the strn4 gene encoding striatin-4 isoform X1; protein product: MEADRSGGGPNPNSGGGGSSSGSGRNPNGPKAAPGQPTSAAATGALAAAVAMAGSSQARELQDGDSGMTLPGILHFIQYEWGRFQAEKYRWEAERDELRAQVAFLQGERKGQENMKQDLVRRIKMLEYALKQERTKHQKLKTGNDQSPGDKKPETEADQLPNGPAESDSEPANQMSWKEGRQLLRKYLEEVGYSDTILDMRSKRVRSLLGRSSPEANGPPPSETCPEPEPRAGGESLLVRQIEEQIKSQQNKMQKRCLKRRASSIMRTWNAGKESSKESLGGSVLDKIPFLHGCEDDDEDDSDEDDDFQGMATDCIDGPRKNKKSRVKMGAEPMTTDLDPEDEEDEDDSEDALSEFDFLGSGEDGEGAGEARISGDGRELENRRNKLQGMMSDFPPKPTPPPSVSGQARSGEGGALGFSSDVFIMDAVGGGDMNLGELADLTVANDNDLSMDMQDNRDEFKKTWNPRFTLRSHFDAIRALTFHPSQAVLLTASEDGTLKLWNLNKAMHSKKNAALDVEPIYTFRAHSGAVLSLTMGEDGESCYSGGLDGTVRCWKMPDLNVDPYDNYDPGIESSVLAGHDDSVWGLTYSAVHHRLASCSADGTIRVWDPQNSAPCLSVFNKEKEHGTPTSVAFVATDPNQVVVSFDAGETLLYDLNTEQSITALETQTKDGSELINRVVSHPSEPVSITAHENRTIRFLDNKTGKVVHSMVAHLDAVTCLTTDPKGTYLISGSHDCSVRLWMLDNRTCVQEITAHRKKHDEAIHDVAFHSSQPFIASAGSDALAKIFV